From the genome of Vicia villosa cultivar HV-30 ecotype Madison, WI linkage group LG2, Vvil1.0, whole genome shotgun sequence, one region includes:
- the LOC131646874 gene encoding triacylglycerol lipase OBL1-like, whose amino-acid sequence MAATCDKGFADSYMILNPEDAHFFDIIHVLFSSNIGHRKFVDSNAEGDVEGSFRGRWLIFISIVVQKFLLYIAKPLAKLGTCVEMLVNLISLNGGITMIIINFLSGHLEIPDPKSHRYLSCIGNLDSRIKTDILKHEDSKYYVSLAMMASKASYENEAYLKSTITYDWKMKFVGFFDCWNEYQGKATTQVLIVLDKSKDRDTYVVAFRGTEPFDADAWCTDLDISWYGIPGVGKVHGGFMKALGLQKNLGWPKEIERDENLAPLAYYVVRDILRKCLIRNPNAKFIVTGHSLGGALAILFPTIMFLHDEKLLMERLEGIYTFGQPRVGDERYTHYMIEKMKENSVRYCRFVYCNDIVPRLPYDDKDMLFKHFGICLFFNRRYELKILDEEPNKNYFSPWCVIPMVFNAILELIRSFTIGYQNGPHYKEGWFLFFFRMVGLLIPGLPAHGPQDYINSTLLGSIERHFKED is encoded by the exons ATGGCAGCAACTTGTGATAAGGGATTTGCAGATAGTTATATGATATTAAATCCAGAAGATGCTCATTTCTTTGATATAATTCATGTTTTATTTTCCAGTAATATAGGTCATAGAAAATTTGTGGACAGTAATGCTGAGGGAGATGTAGAGGGAAGTTTCAGAGGTAGATGGCTCATATTTATCTCTATTGTCGTACAGAAGTTCTTGCTGTACATTGCTAAACCACTTGCTAAGTTAGGAACTTGTGTTGAGATGTTGGTAAATCTCATTTCTCTTAATGGAGGCATCACCATGATCATAATTAACTTTCTTTCAG GTCATTTGGAAATTCCAGATCCTAAATCACACAGATACTTGTCTTGTATTGGAAATTTGGATTCAAGAATTAAAACTGATATTCTCAAACATGAAGACAGCAAATATTATGTTTCTCTTGCTATGATGGCTTCAAAAGCAAGCTATGAGAATGAAGCTTACCTTAAATCTACTATCACTTATGACTGGAAA ATGAAATTTGTGGGATTTTTCGATTGCTGGAATG AATACCAAGGAAAGGCCACAACTCAAGTCTTAATAGTGTTGGACAAATCTAAGGACCGTGACACATATGTAGTAGCTTTTAGAGGAACAGAACCCTTTGATGCAGATGCATGGTGCACAGATCTTGACATATCTTGGTATGGTATCCCTGGTGTTGGAAAAGTGCATGGTGGATTCATGAAAGCTTTAGGGTTACAAAAGAATTTAGGTTGgcctaaagagattgaaagaGATGAAAATCTTGCTCCACTAGCTTATTATGTTGTTAGAGACATACTAAGAAAATGTTTGATTCGAAACCCTAATGCGAAGTTCATAGTTACGGGTCATAGTTTGGGTGGAGCATTAGCAATACTATTTCCAACAATTATGTTCTTGCATGATGAGAAGTTGTTGATGGAGAGGTTGGAAGGGATTTACACATTTGGACAACCAagagttggagatgagagatATACACATTATATGATAGAGAAAATGAAGGAAAATAGTGTGAGGTATTGTAGGTTTGTTTATTGCAATGATATTGTTCCAAGGTTGCCATATGATGACAAGGATATGTTGTTCAAGCATTTTGGGatttgtcttttctttaatagaAGATATGAACTCAAG ATTCTTGATgaagaaccaaacaagaactaTTTCTCACCTTGGTGTGTGATACCCATGGTGTTCAATGCCATATTAGAACTTATAAGGAGCTTTACTATTGGATACCAAAATGGACCTCATTATAAGGAAGGATGGTTTCTCTTCTTTTTTAGGATGGTTGGTTTACTCATTCCTGGATTGCCTGCTCATGGTCCACAAGATTACATTAATTCTACTCTTCTTGGATCAATTGAAAGACATTTTAAAGAAGATTGA
- the LOC131650087 gene encoding uncharacterized protein LOC131650087, producing the protein MKVLFDYQEILEVIKNKVNHLVEDNFEKVGNSESPKQVWENLEKAYVEADKAKFVRLQTHKLQPDLFQIEDKKTINDFTTRITRLVNQVEENAMVTLKEIVQFNDQWYLDSRSSTHIIWRKGWFVTLNCAIKNKVKFAIDTTLAAEGISDVSIGRRDGRHSLIKDVLHIPIIKCDFPSIDQLLE; encoded by the exons ATGAAGGTGTTGTTTGACTACCAAGAGAttcttgaagtgatcaagaaCAAAGTGAACCATCTTGTTGAAG ATAATTTCGAGAAAGTTGGTAATTCTGAATCACCGAAGCAAGTGTGGGAAAACTTGGAAAAGGCATACGTAGAGGCTGACAAGGCGAAGtttgtgaggttacaaactcacaaacttCAACCTGATTTGTTTCAAATTGAGGACAAGAAGACCATCAACGATTTTACAACGAGAATTACTCGGTTGGTGAACCAG GTAGAAGAAAATGCAATGGTGACTTTAAAAGAAATAGTGCAGTTCAACGATCAATGGTATTTAGACTCTAGAAGTTCAACACATATAATATGGAGAAAAGGTTGGTTTGTTACACTCAATTGTGCCATTAAGAACAAAGTGAAGTTCGCGATTGATACCACTCTAGCGGCGGAAGGGATCAGTGATGTATCGATCGGAAGAAGGGATGGTAGACATTCTTTGATAAAGGATGTGTTGCATATTCCCATAATCAAGTGTGACTTTCCAAGTATTGACCAATTACTTGAGTAG